TGAACCGTATCGGCGAGTCGATCCACATCACCACAGGACGCAAGCTTGCGGGCGGATATCCGGCGGACGCCGACAGCGTGGTGGTGATGCTCGACGGCGAGCAGGCATTCCAAAAGCTTGCTGGTGAATTTGAAATTTATTGGGGCGCTTACGTCGGCACCGATGAAGAAGTTCTTGTTTCAGGCCAGCTTCCCGATGTTGCGAACGAGATCGCTGCAATCCGCGCGGAGCGGCGAAAGCGCAACGGCTGGATCATGGATAGCTATCTGATCCGACGGCCGGAGAAGTGATCGTGAGGCCATCAGCACGAGCGGCAGAGATCGAAGGCGAAGATGGCGCCGTCTATCACGGCGGCGATCTCGGCGCAGCGCGTTCGTTGTTCCCAGATGCACCAACGCCGTGGCTCGATCTTTCCACGGGAATTAATGCCACTCCCTATCCAACTGAAGCTTTTTCGCAAGACGCGTTGACGCGTCTGCCAGATGCCCATGCGTTGATGCGACTGCTGACAGCCGCTGCGAGCGCTTACGGCGCGAGGGATATGCAGCAGATTGTGGCCGCGCCGGGAACGCAGGCTTTGATCCAATGGCTGCCGAAGCTCTTCCCCGCCCGGCGCGTGGCGATTTTGGGATTTGGCTATCAGGAATATCCGACGCTCTGGCGCGCGGCTGGCGCGGAGGCCTTTGTCACCGACGATGTAGCTGATCTGACTAGCCCAGGCGTCGATGTCGCCATCGTCGTCAACCCCAACAATCCCGATGGGCGACTTATCGATCCTCAAAACCTCGCGGAGATCGCAACGCGTCTTGCACGGCGCGGTGGTCTGTTAATCGTCGACGAAGCCTTCATGGATCTAATACCGCCGGGGACGAGCCTCATTCCACTTCTGCCAGAGCGTGGCGCCTTGGTGCTCCGCTCGTTCGGCAAAGCCTATGGCCTCGCCGGAATTCGGCTTGGCTTCGCAATCACTGGATTCGATCTTGCCGAAAAGCTTCGTACAGCGCTCGGTCCCTGGGCGGTATCGGGACCGGCCATTGAGATTGGCGCAACCGCGCTCGCGGATAAAGACTGGCTCGTAAATGCTGCGGCGCGGCTCGCCCAGCTGGCTGCACGCCTCGATGCGCTTTTGACGGCAGCCGGCTTTTCGATCCTCGGTGGCACGCCCTTGTTTCGTCTCGCGCGGCACCAACACGCTGCGCAATGGTTTCAAAAATTCGGCCGTCACGGCATTCTGACGCGGCCGTTTCCTGAACGCCCCGATTGGTTGCGCTTCGGCCTTCCCGGCGCCGAAGCGGATTGGGCGCGTCTGGCGGAAGCGCTCAAGTCGTGATCAGGCCACTGGCGCGATCATGTGAAAGAAACTTCCCGAAACATGGCCGCGACGGCTGCCGCTGGCCTTGGCAGGTGAGCCGTAAGCATCGGTGACTTCGGCGAGTGGCACATCGGCGCCCAATTCCGCAATCGTCGCATAATGAAATTCATGACCACGCAGGCGCGTCCCTGCCGCACCTAAAATGCCATCGCCGAGCAGACGCGCCTCGCGATAGCCCAGCGTCAGCTTGCGTACAGCGAAGGATGTCGCGAGATCGAGCAGGCCAAGCATTTCGTGCCGCACGCCCTGAGCATCGATGAGCGCGCGGCCGAGAACCATATAGCCGCCGCACTCGCCGTGGACCGGCCGCGTGGCGGCGAAGCTGCGGACGCCGGAGAGAAAATTCGTCGCCTGCACGAGGCAGCCAGCGTGAAGCTCTGGATAGCCCCCCGGTAGCCAGCACACATCGCAAGCCTCATCCGGCGCTTCGTCGGCCAATGGCGAAAAGAACGAGAATTCCGCACCGGCCGCGCGCCAGCCTTCGAGAACATGCGGATAAAGGAATGAAAATGCGTCGTCGCGCGCGATCGCGATGCGCTGTCCCGGCGGTGTGAAACTCGCATCGGCAGGCAACGCATCACCCGCACCGGGCGCCGCGGCGGCGAGGATTTTGTCGAGATCAACATGCGCCTCGACAAAGTCGGCGAGTCTGTCCAGCGCGGCATCAAGGCCCGCGGTTTCCCCCGCCTGCACCAGACCGAGATGACGCTCCGGCAAAGCGATCTCGCCGGACCGCGGCAAAGCACCAAGCACGTTCAACCCCACCTGCTCGATCGCGCGCGACGCAAGATTTCGATGCCGCTCGCTGCCCACACGATTGAGCACCACACCGCCGATTTTCACACGTGGATCGAAACGAGCGCAGCCTAAGGCCAGCGCGCCGGCGGATTGCGATTGGCCGCTGACATCGAGCACAAGGAGAACCGGCCATCCGAAAGCCGCGGCAATATCCGCCGTCGAACCTGTCGAGCCGGTCGGCGTGGGCACCCCATCGAACAGGCCCATCAAACCTTCACAGATGATAAGCTCGCTGTGCTCAGCCGCCTTCCCTGCCAGCGCCCGATACAGAGGCGCCGACATAGCCCATGAATCGAGGTTGAAGCTTTGGCGGCCCGTCGCGGCGGCATGAAAGGCAGGATCGATATAATCCGGTCCGCACTTCAGGCCCGACACAGCGATGCCACGGCGGCGCAGTGCGCGCATGAGGCCGAGCGTCAGCGTTGTCTTGCCACTCCCCGAGCGCGGCGCCGCGACAATCAGCCCGCGCGCGCTCATAGCGAAATCAGATTTGGCAACAAGGCCTGGCGCAGATCGACGATTGTGCCGATGACGACAAGCGTTGGCGACGTCGCATGCGCGTCCTGATAAATATCCATCGCTGCCGCGAGCGTTGTCTCGACGACATTTTGGCTCGGCAGAGTCGCATCGGTCACGATCGCCAGTTTTGTCACCGGTGAAAGACCACCGGCGATCAGGCGTGCGCCAATTTCGCGCAAGCGCGACAGGCCCATATAGATCGCCAACGGCTGGCCGAGCGCGCCGAGCGCCTCCCAATTGACGCGGTCTTCGCCATCCGCGGCGGGATGACCGGCCACAAGAACGAGCGCCTGATTGGTCGCACGCGATGTCGCCGGAATGCCGACATAAGCGAGACCGCCGATGCCCGCCGTAATCCCCGGCACGATGCGAAAACGAATCCCCGCCTCCGCCAACGCGTGCGCTTCTTCGCCACCGCGACCAAAAACGAAAGGATCGCCGCCTTTCAATCGCAGCACGCGCAAACCTTGCTTGGCGAGTGCGACAAGCCGCAATGAAATATCGCTTTGGCTGTGCGAAGGCCGTCCGCCGCGCTTGCCGGCAAATTCGCGCTTTGCGCTCGGCGACGCAAGAGTCAGCACATGATCTGATACCAACGCGTCATGCACGATAACGTCGGCGCGCCGCAGACCGCTCAGCGCGTGGAGCGTCAACAGCCCCGGATCACCCGGCCCGGCGCCGA
This Methylovirgula sp. DNA region includes the following protein-coding sequences:
- the cobD gene encoding threonine-phosphate decarboxylase CobD, producing MRPSARAAEIEGEDGAVYHGGDLGAARSLFPDAPTPWLDLSTGINATPYPTEAFSQDALTRLPDAHALMRLLTAAASAYGARDMQQIVAAPGTQALIQWLPKLFPARRVAILGFGYQEYPTLWRAAGAEAFVTDDVADLTSPGVDVAIVVNPNNPDGRLIDPQNLAEIATRLARRGGLLIVDEAFMDLIPPGTSLIPLLPERGALVLRSFGKAYGLAGIRLGFAITGFDLAEKLRTALGPWAVSGPAIEIGATALADKDWLVNAAARLAQLAARLDALLTAAGFSILGGTPLFRLARHQHAAQWFQKFGRHGILTRPFPERPDWLRFGLPGAEADWARLAEALKS
- a CDS encoding cobyrinate a,c-diamide synthase; amino-acid sequence: MSARGLIVAAPRSGSGKTTLTLGLMRALRRRGIAVSGLKCGPDYIDPAFHAAATGRQSFNLDSWAMSAPLYRALAGKAAEHSELIICEGLMGLFDGVPTPTGSTGSTADIAAAFGWPVLLVLDVSGQSQSAGALALGCARFDPRVKIGGVVLNRVGSERHRNLASRAIEQVGLNVLGALPRSGEIALPERHLGLVQAGETAGLDAALDRLADFVEAHVDLDKILAAAAPGAGDALPADASFTPPGQRIAIARDDAFSFLYPHVLEGWRAAGAEFSFFSPLADEAPDEACDVCWLPGGYPELHAGCLVQATNFLSGVRSFAATRPVHGECGGYMVLGRALIDAQGVRHEMLGLLDLATSFAVRKLTLGYREARLLGDGILGAAGTRLRGHEFHYATIAELGADVPLAEVTDAYGSPAKASGSRRGHVSGSFFHMIAPVA
- the cobA gene encoding uroporphyrinogen-III C-methyltransferase, encoding MSQGEYEDLPFEPGTVWLVGAGPGDPGLLTLHALSGLRRADVIVHDALVSDHVLTLASPSAKREFAGKRGGRPSHSQSDISLRLVALAKQGLRVLRLKGGDPFVFGRGGEEAHALAEAGIRFRIVPGITAGIGGLAYVGIPATSRATNQALVLVAGHPAADGEDRVNWEALGALGQPLAIYMGLSRLREIGARLIAGGLSPVTKLAIVTDATLPSQNVVETTLAAAMDIYQDAHATSPTLVVIGTIVDLRQALLPNLISL